Within Halalkalibaculum roseum, the genomic segment CATTGGTGACTGATTTATGCCAGCTACACCGGCTCCAAGTAAGGGTAGCATAAATAGCCAGACCAATGCTATTGTTTCAGCGGTAACAAAAATGAAAGGCCGTAGCCAATACGGTCCCCACAGGTGAGGTGCTATAGCGGAATAGAGAATGGCAAGAAGCACCCCGTTGCCATAATGGCCGAATATTCCGTAAACAAATCCTAATCCTGTTTTCTGCCCCAATAGACCGGGAATGTCCCACCATTGACCTGTGAAAAGTAAGCCAACGATATCGAATAATAATGTTCCAATAACTCCTGCCAGAATTGCCTTTTTCCAGTTTAGTTTTTTCATAGCATGTATAAGGTTTGTTGAAATTTCATCTTCAAACCTAAAATGTGGAGTCTGTGGCGGAATGAGAATGACAACTATTCCCTAATAGTTGTCAATTTTTCCTTTTCAATGCTGCTAGTTCTTTTTTCTACGGTACTGAGAAGGGGAAATACCGGTTTCTTTCTTGAAAAAGCGGCTGAAATGAGACTGATCCCGGAAACCAAGATCGAATGCTATTTCTTTTGCCAGTTTATCGGTTTTCAGGAGTTGACGCTTACCTTCCATGGCAATTCGATGGTGAATAACTTCGAGTGGTGACCGGTGCCCTGCTGAGGCAAATACATTGGATAGGGTTTTGGGCGATTTGTGAAGCATTTCGGCATAGCTGCTTACCTGGTGATGTTCCTTGAAGTGCTGTTCAACCAGGATATTGAATTGTCGAATCAATTCTGTACTACTATTATCCAGTTCATCTGGAAAATGCTGTTGGCGTGCAAGACGAGTACTTTTGATAATCAGCCGCTTGAGCAACATTCGCAGCATCTCTCCCTGTATCTTGTCTTTGGTATCCAATTCATCGATAAATACGCGGAAAATGGTTTCAAATTTCGGAACCTCCTCCTCATCGATACCTAGTATTGGCAGTTCTGATGACCCCCAGAAAAGCAGACCCTCGCATGAGACTTCATCATCATTTTCATGTATACAATAAAACTCTCTATTGAATTGTAGCAAATAATAACGAGCTGATGGATTTGGGAACTCGGGCTTCTGCAGAGGGGTAAGGCAGATTAGATCATTTTTTTGCAATGTGATATTCAGTGACTCCATTTCAATACGGAAAGAATCGCCCCGGTTCCAAAGTATTTTGAAATAGTCATGAGAATTACGGTTTCTAAGCTCGTCGATATTATCAGCTAGTATCAGGCTACTGCCAAGTTCCGGCTCATGAAATGACTTTTTCATAACGGTTTAATGTGTAAACTCATCTTATTACTAAGGTACAGATACAAAAATATTTATGTATTGGGAATTTTGAGGTTTACTGTTAATTAGTCAATTTGAGGTAGCAATTAGTCCTGTCAACTAAAACTATAATAGATGTTAAATCACGAAATATGAAATCATCAAATGAGTCAAGTAAGGCGGTTTTTATAGCTATTTTTGTTGTCGGTTATTTGTTGTTTGGGTGTACAAATAAAAATGCTTCAGATCTTACAGAACAGGAGATATCATCCTTATCTAACACTATTATGGCCCACAGTGAAGAGGCAAACAGGGCATGGCAAAGTTTGGATGCTGAAGCCTACATGAGTCATTACAGTGAGGAAGCTGACTTTTATTTTCAGGGTTCCTATTACTCTTTTGATGAGTTTGAGGCAATAGTGCACGATTACCTGGGATCCCTGCAAACATCTACTTTAAACATGATCGATCCACATATTGAAGTTCTGGGACCGGAAGGTGCGGTGATCTCTTATAATTATAAAGGACAAAATATCGATACCACCGGAGTAGCAGACAACACCGAAGCTGCTTTTACGGCTGTATACAAAAAGCAGGAAGGTCGATGGCTGATAGTTCAGGCTCATGAGTCAATGGTCCCGGCTGGAAACGACCAATAGGCAGTTCGGTTTATTTTAGCTGTTTTATCTTTTACATTCTAGCACATAAAACAGATAACGTGTTTCAGTTGAATTAGCAATAGAGAGCGAGGAAAGTTATGAGATATGATATTAAAGAACGCTACGACTGCGTGATCATTGAATTTAAGGGGAAGGTAATGGGTGGTCCCGATGCCACGAAGTTCAATGATGACCTGCACGACCTAATTGATGATGGAAAGACCGAAGTCATTGCCGACCTCAGCGGTGTAAGTTTTATGAATTCTTCCGGACTGGGTATTCTCATCGGGGGTTTGACTACCATGCGTAATGCAGGCGGAGATCTGCGCATTGCTGCCGCTAGCGACAAGATCGAGAGCCTGCTGGTGGTGACCAAGCTTATTACGGTATTCGATAACTATCGAACCGTTGAAGAGGCTGTCGAATCCTACCAGGAAGAGCAAGCCGGATAGCGATAGACCGGCAACATGCAGTAAATATTTTCTGCGCGTAATAAGGTCCGGGAAAGTTTCAATGCCTACACATTGCCAGGTGTGTAATGCTATGTTTACCTACTACCGTTTGATAATAAATCTCGGAAAGCTGCCGCTTTTGCCAGGCTTTTCGAGGATCTTGTAATGAGATATGCTCTCGCCAACCATGACAGAACCTCCCTCTTTAATCCGGTTATGTTGTAGCCTTACATGCTGACTATATTACTCAGATACTTTTCCTCTACCTTTTTGTTATGGTAAAATTAGTTTAGATGTTCGTTGCGAAATACGGCGAAACTCATCACGGTACTGGTAATGACCCGGTTTTCAAATTCAATATTCAATCCGCAGGCTGCAACCAGGTCGGTTTTTACGAATGCCCCGCCAAGGCCGCATCCGGTGATGCTCATTTGAAGCGGGCTCTCCTTCTTCCGGTCAAACCTTCCTCCCTCTACCAGGTAGGTATCGTTCTCAAGAACTCTCAGGCAGTAGGTTGAATTCCGGGTTTTAATCCGTACATGGTCGCCTGCCCGAATGTCGCTCTTATATAAGGCAGGGAGCCCATCAACCTTTTTAATTAAATTGGAGAGTTCCATATTCCAATACGGTTATGTGCTGAATTTTAAATGATGTAGTAAAAGATCCCTTGTTAGCAAAGGTATAAACAATAATATACAGAAGCTATATTTCCTTGTTTCATAATTAGGTGAATCTTTTACCGGTGACCAGAGTGAACTTACTGACATCAATATCACGGGAGCTGACCGCCACGGTTGCTTTTTCCTGTTTTTCCAGAGCCATCTTCCACTGATAGAGTTCGTCGAGGGTATGTTGAATTTTTTCGAGTAGAGATTGAAACTTTCCCAGTTTTTCGTACTGCCTCACTGATTGCAGGTCATCCCAAATTGTAAATGAGAGTATCTCATCGCCGTCTTCAGTGTTATCGATTAAAAACGAGTAACGGCACCCAGATACTTTTTTCAATTCAGGTTGAATTTCATGATAATATATTCGCTTGAAGTCTTTTTCCTTTCCGGGGACCAGGTTGAGAGAGAGCACCCTAAGGTAATTTCTGCTGATATCAATCTCTTCGGAAATAGATTTGTCATCGAGGTTGTTCAGATTATAGCTTTTTATCCTCGGTTCCTGTTTTACCCGTTCATAATTGAGAATATGCTCTTTAGAAAGCTGAATTTTCCATTCGGAGCTCTCTTCTATGTAAGGATTTACGAGGTCTAGATTTTTTTGAAATGTGCCGGAATCAACATATTTCTGAGCATTTTTTTTGCTCTGCCAAAGGGTCAGTGAGACCAGTTGCTCCGACTTTGAGAGGCTTTGCAGCAGTCCGGCGAACAGGCAGCCGGTTGTATCCTCTAAAACCGGAATAATTTTATCCCTGTAAGTTACTTTAAAATCATTCAGGAGTTCCGGTGCTATTTTGGCTTCAACCAATCGCATTACCATAATCGGGAAGATTTAGGGATTCCGTGAAAGAACTACCATGGTCATATCATCAAAGGGTTCCTGGTTTGCATTATGTTCTAGACTTGCATCAAAGATATTGTTCATAAGCTCATTACCGCTCTTATCTTTTTCATTCATCAAAAGTCTTTGCAGTTTTTCCTCACCGAACCGATCATCCTGTTCATTACGGCTGTCAATGATTCCATCGGAAAATATGACCAGTTTTTCGCCGTGATTGAGTGTGACCGTATATTCTTCGTACTCTTGGTTATCCATCACTCCCAGGGGCAGACCGCCACTCTTCAAGCGGGAAAAACCATCATCAGGGTGCAGCACGAAAGGGTACTCGTGTCCCCCGCTAGAATAGCGGAAGGTGTGAGAGGAGGTATCCAGAATTCCCAGGAAAAAGGTTACAAACTTTTCGGCATCGGTACTTTGGAAAAACTGCCGGTTGGCATTTTTTAGCAGATCTGCAGGCGAAGGCTGATAGAGCACTTGTCCCCGCAGCATGGCCTGCAGATTCGACATCAATAGGGATGCGGGCATTCCTTTTCCGCTCACGTCACCCAAACAGATGACCCATTTTTGGTCATCCAGTGGGAAAAAGTCATAGTAGTCCCCTCCTACCGAACGGGCGGTTATATTTCGACCACAGAGCTCGTAACCTTCAACTTGAGGTTCTTCATCAGGCAGCAGCTTTTGCTGTATTTTTGCTGCAAGCTCCACCTCATGTCGCATCTTTTTTAAAGCCTCTTCCTCCTCATGAAGACGTGCATTTTCGAGTACCTGCGCCGACTGGGTAGCGATGATAGAAAGCAAACGCCGGTCCTGATCGGTAAATGCTTCTCCTTCACTTTTATTGTAGATGGTTAGAATGCCGATCAGTTTGGACCGGATCATCAGCGGTGCCGACAGCAGGGAGTGGATCGATTCTTCCCACTCGACATTTTGAAAACGGCTATCCTCTTTAGGGTCATTTACGGTGAGCGGTTTTTTGTTGATCTGCATCCAACCTAGCAGATTACGATTGAGATGCACGGCAGAGTGCGATTTGGAGCTGACCATGCTTCTGACGAGTGTTTTGGCTGTATCCTGTCTGTCCTCGTCAACCAGCGTAATGTCGCCTTGCTCCGCTCCGATCGATCGTATCGATCGGCCAATAATTGTACGCATAATCTCGTTGCTGTCCACGCTGCCGCCGATGTCGAGGGCAAGCTCATTCAGCGTAGACAGTTCATCAACCGCTCTCCGGAGCCGGTCATTCTTATCGGTAAGTTGCTTTATCTCTTTTTTGAGCTCCTCAACTTTATCCCTTTGTGATATATCTGACATCATTGAACTCTCCTTTACATCAAGTTCCCATGATATATTGCCAATTGAGGGAGACACCTAGCTCTCCCCATTTACTCTCTTGTGAGTAGTTGAAA encodes:
- a CDS encoding antibiotic biosynthesis monooxygenase, which gives rise to MVMRLVEAKIAPELLNDFKVTYRDKIIPVLEDTTGCLFAGLLQSLSKSEQLVSLTLWQSKKNAQKYVDSGTFQKNLDLVNPYIEESSEWKIQLSKEHILNYERVKQEPRIKSYNLNNLDDKSISEEIDISRNYLRVLSLNLVPGKEKDFKRIYYHEIQPELKKVSGCRYSFLIDNTEDGDEILSFTIWDDLQSVRQYEKLGKFQSLLEKIQHTLDELYQWKMALEKQEKATVAVSSRDIDVSKFTLVTGKRFT
- a CDS encoding YybH family protein — translated: MKSSNESSKAVFIAIFVVGYLLFGCTNKNASDLTEQEISSLSNTIMAHSEEANRAWQSLDAEAYMSHYSEEADFYFQGSYYSFDEFEAIVHDYLGSLQTSTLNMIDPHIEVLGPEGAVISYNYKGQNIDTTGVADNTEAAFTAVYKKQEGRWLIVQAHESMVPAGNDQ
- a CDS encoding STAS domain-containing protein — translated: MRYDIKERYDCVIIEFKGKVMGGPDATKFNDDLHDLIDDGKTEVIADLSGVSFMNSSGLGILIGGLTTMRNAGGDLRIAAASDKIESLLVVTKLITVFDNYRTVEEAVESYQEEQAG
- a CDS encoding SpoIIE family protein phosphatase translates to MMSDISQRDKVEELKKEIKQLTDKNDRLRRAVDELSTLNELALDIGGSVDSNEIMRTIIGRSIRSIGAEQGDITLVDEDRQDTAKTLVRSMVSSKSHSAVHLNRNLLGWMQINKKPLTVNDPKEDSRFQNVEWEESIHSLLSAPLMIRSKLIGILTIYNKSEGEAFTDQDRRLLSIIATQSAQVLENARLHEEEEALKKMRHEVELAAKIQQKLLPDEEPQVEGYELCGRNITARSVGGDYYDFFPLDDQKWVICLGDVSGKGMPASLLMSNLQAMLRGQVLYQPSPADLLKNANRQFFQSTDAEKFVTFFLGILDTSSHTFRYSSGGHEYPFVLHPDDGFSRLKSGGLPLGVMDNQEYEEYTVTLNHGEKLVIFSDGIIDSRNEQDDRFGEEKLQRLLMNEKDKSGNELMNNIFDASLEHNANQEPFDDMTMVVLSRNP
- a CDS encoding AraC family transcriptional regulator encodes the protein MKKSFHEPELGSSLILADNIDELRNRNSHDYFKILWNRGDSFRIEMESLNITLQKNDLICLTPLQKPEFPNPSARYYLLQFNREFYCIHENDDEVSCEGLLFWGSSELPILGIDEEEVPKFETIFRVFIDELDTKDKIQGEMLRMLLKRLIIKSTRLARQQHFPDELDNSSTELIRQFNILVEQHFKEHHQVSSYAEMLHKSPKTLSNVFASAGHRSPLEVIHHRIAMEGKRQLLKTDKLAKEIAFDLGFRDQSHFSRFFKKETGISPSQYRRKKN